In Salinibacterium sp. ZJ70, one DNA window encodes the following:
- the ftsW gene encoding putative lipid II flippase FtsW yields the protein MTTTRPPHPPSSPGPAQPSDARGGTTAVVRLRRIFAADSPDYVLLLGTTVFLVIFGLVMVLSSSSIESRVSDGDFFARATRQAVLAAIGLPLMLIVSRAPLIFWKRWAGPAMITAAILQFLVVATPLGSGDYNRNWLRFGGVSFQPSEAVKLALIIWLALVLTTVIRTAPQGRRLALQIIVFAGGPLFLVLIGNDLGTAIILFSMIIGALFFAGVKLRYIGSVLAIVAIAALILVQVSESRSGRFAAWLSGCADPVGYADQCYQTLHGWQALANGGIFGVGLGNSASKWNWLPEAETDFIYAIIGEELGLVGAVLVIILFAVLAVCFVRIIRRQTDPFVKIATSVAMVWIIGQAFVNIAVVLGLLPVLGVPLPFISAGGSSLVTTLVAIGIVLSFARHDPRAVESVQ from the coding sequence GTGACGACGACCCGACCTCCGCATCCCCCGAGCAGCCCGGGACCGGCCCAGCCCTCTGACGCGCGCGGCGGCACGACCGCTGTCGTGAGACTGCGGCGGATCTTCGCCGCCGACTCGCCCGACTATGTGCTGCTGCTCGGCACGACCGTCTTCCTCGTGATCTTCGGTCTCGTGATGGTGCTGTCGTCGTCGTCGATCGAGTCGCGTGTGTCGGATGGCGACTTCTTCGCACGTGCCACCCGGCAGGCGGTGCTCGCCGCGATCGGCCTGCCGCTCATGCTCATCGTGTCGCGGGCACCGCTGATCTTCTGGAAGCGCTGGGCGGGCCCTGCGATGATCACCGCGGCGATCCTGCAGTTCCTCGTCGTCGCGACTCCGCTGGGCTCCGGTGACTACAACCGCAACTGGCTCCGGTTCGGCGGTGTGAGCTTCCAGCCGTCGGAGGCCGTGAAGCTCGCGCTCATCATCTGGCTCGCACTCGTGCTGACGACGGTCATCCGAACGGCGCCGCAGGGGCGGCGCCTTGCCCTGCAGATCATCGTGTTCGCCGGCGGGCCGCTCTTCCTCGTGCTCATCGGCAACGACCTCGGAACCGCCATCATCCTCTTCTCGATGATCATCGGCGCGCTCTTCTTCGCGGGTGTGAAGCTGCGCTACATCGGCAGCGTTCTCGCGATCGTCGCGATCGCGGCCCTCATCCTCGTGCAGGTGAGCGAGTCGCGCAGCGGCCGCTTCGCTGCCTGGCTCAGTGGCTGCGCCGACCCGGTCGGCTACGCCGACCAGTGCTACCAGACCCTCCACGGCTGGCAGGCGCTCGCGAACGGCGGCATCTTCGGGGTGGGCCTCGGCAACTCGGCGTCGAAGTGGAACTGGCTGCCCGAGGCTGAGACGGACTTCATCTACGCCATCATCGGCGAGGAGCTCGGGCTTGTCGGTGCTGTGCTCGTGATCATCCTGTTCGCCGTGCTCGCCGTGTGCTTCGTGCGCATCATCCGCCGCCAGACCGACCCGTTCGTCAAGATCGCCACGTCGGTTGCGATGGTCTGGATCATCGGCCAGGCGTTCGTGAACATCGCCGTCGTGCTGGGGCTCCTTCCCGTGCTCGGCGTCCCCCTTCCGTTCATCTCCGCGGGCGGTTCCTCGCTCGTGACGACCCTGGTGGCGATCGGCATCGTGCTGTCCTTCGCCCGACATGACCCTCGAGCTGTGGAGTCCGTGCAGTGA
- a CDS encoding penicillin-binding protein 2, whose translation MNDPRGSRRRLSLAVIAVFAVLIAFSVRLVDIQVVRAEKLGTIAVDNYRTVTTWGTRGSIVDANGTVLATSVDRFNITAAPNLVDLKGFDRRIEVDGKRERVQVTFEQAVAEVSELTGVDPNQLRTALTKDPESKFTYLAKGVKLDVFQAVKALKIPWIYSEPQPARSYPNGAIAGNLVGLMGTDGPLSGTERKWNECLAETNGTTEYAISQDGVRMPGSEVVETPAVDGGTIHLTIDADLQWFAQQAIAEQGSAIGARWATAVVVEVKTGRIVAAADWPTVDPNDVNSAKAEDAGSRIFTAPYEPGSVIKTATVAGMLDAGVFAPTTPFTVPSSYTVNGERIYDSWGHGTVQYTAAGILVNSSNIGIGLMSEMQPLADRIDYLRGFGFGSYTGADFLGEEDGTVRSADRTDPVTAVTQQFGQGMTATSAQVASMYQTVANGGVRIPLTLVAGCELPDGTFVKAPQEEPVRVISERAATETVNILENVVTNYHLGPTLAIPGYRIAAKSGTAEVAAGGRYTSDRIVSVSGMFPADDPEYALTVTYAYPTTIKTSRAAAPTFKAIAEHVIKTFRIPPSTEPAPTIPLTW comes from the coding sequence GTGAACGACCCGCGAGGATCCCGTCGGCGGCTGTCGCTTGCGGTCATCGCGGTGTTCGCGGTGCTCATCGCCTTCTCGGTGCGGCTCGTCGACATCCAGGTCGTGCGCGCCGAGAAGCTCGGCACCATCGCCGTCGACAATTACCGCACGGTGACGACGTGGGGAACCCGCGGCAGCATCGTCGACGCGAACGGCACCGTGCTGGCGACGAGCGTCGATCGCTTCAACATCACGGCAGCTCCCAACCTCGTCGACCTCAAGGGATTCGACCGGCGGATCGAGGTCGACGGCAAGCGCGAACGCGTCCAGGTCACGTTCGAGCAGGCGGTCGCCGAGGTCTCCGAGCTCACGGGTGTGGATCCGAACCAGCTCCGCACTGCGCTCACGAAGGACCCGGAGTCGAAGTTCACCTATCTGGCGAAGGGCGTCAAGCTCGACGTCTTCCAGGCAGTGAAGGCGCTCAAGATCCCCTGGATCTACAGCGAGCCGCAGCCGGCGCGCAGCTATCCCAACGGTGCGATCGCCGGAAACCTCGTCGGGCTCATGGGCACGGATGGTCCGCTGTCGGGCACCGAGCGCAAGTGGAACGAATGTCTCGCCGAGACCAACGGCACTACGGAATACGCCATCAGCCAGGACGGTGTGCGGATGCCGGGGTCGGAGGTCGTGGAGACGCCCGCCGTCGACGGAGGCACGATCCACCTCACGATCGATGCCGATCTGCAGTGGTTCGCCCAGCAGGCGATCGCCGAGCAGGGAAGCGCGATCGGGGCGCGGTGGGCGACTGCCGTCGTCGTGGAGGTCAAGACGGGGCGCATCGTCGCGGCCGCCGACTGGCCGACGGTCGACCCCAACGACGTCAACTCCGCAAAGGCCGAGGACGCGGGGTCCCGCATCTTCACCGCCCCGTACGAGCCGGGGTCGGTCATCAAGACCGCGACAGTCGCCGGCATGCTCGACGCGGGCGTCTTCGCGCCGACGACGCCGTTCACCGTGCCGTCGTCCTACACGGTGAACGGGGAGCGCATCTACGACTCCTGGGGTCACGGCACGGTCCAGTACACGGCAGCGGGGATCCTGGTGAACTCCTCGAACATCGGCATCGGACTGATGTCCGAGATGCAGCCGCTCGCCGACCGCATCGACTACCTCCGCGGCTTCGGCTTCGGGTCGTACACCGGTGCTGACTTCCTCGGCGAAGAGGATGGCACCGTGCGCAGCGCCGATCGCACAGACCCGGTGACGGCTGTCACGCAGCAGTTCGGGCAGGGAATGACCGCCACGAGCGCCCAGGTGGCGAGCATGTATCAGACCGTGGCGAACGGGGGAGTCCGGATCCCGCTGACCCTCGTCGCGGGTTGCGAGCTCCCCGATGGCACGTTCGTGAAGGCCCCCCAGGAGGAGCCCGTCCGGGTGATCTCCGAGCGAGCGGCGACCGAGACCGTCAACATCCTCGAGAACGTGGTCACGAACTACCACCTGGGGCCGACTCTCGCGATCCCCGGGTACCGGATCGCGGCGAAGTCCGGCACGGCCGAGGTCGCCGCGGGAGGCCGCTACACCTCGGACCGCATCGTGTCGGTCTCCGGGATGTTCCCTGCCGATGATCCTGAGTATGCGCTCACCGTGACCTACGCGTACCCCACTACGATAAAGACGTCGAGGGCCGCAGCGCCCACCTTCAAGGCGATCGCCGAGCACGTCATCAAGACGTTCCGCATCCCACCCTCGACCGAACCGGCTCCCACGATCCCACTGACCTGGTGA
- a CDS encoding glycosyltransferase, which translates to MTVYLMAGGGTAGHVNPLLATADRLRELEPDAEVLVLGTAEGLEARLVPLRGYELVTVPKLPFPRRVNLDATRFPLRWRRSVELTRSIIRERGVDVVVGFGGYASAPAYAAAHKEGIPLVIHEANARPGIANRYGARLTPFVATVFASTRIRHGRLVGLPLRREIEHLDRFAARPEGLELFGLRAGMPTLLVTGGSTGARRINESISQAIDAILASGWQVLHITGSRSPVQDPGLDGYRIIEYCDRMDLALAVADLAVSRSGAATVSELAALGIPAVFVPYAVGNGEQALNARDAVDAGGAMIVSDADFTPDWVRTKFVTLLEDPALIADMAARIATTGRPSASDAMVELIQDARRSADRPAEG; encoded by the coding sequence GTGACTGTGTATCTGATGGCAGGTGGCGGGACCGCCGGTCACGTCAACCCTCTGCTCGCGACAGCCGATCGCCTGCGCGAGCTGGAGCCGGATGCGGAGGTGCTCGTGCTCGGCACAGCCGAGGGCCTCGAAGCGCGTCTCGTCCCGCTGCGCGGCTACGAGCTGGTCACGGTGCCGAAGCTCCCGTTCCCGCGTCGCGTCAACCTCGACGCGACGCGCTTCCCGCTGCGCTGGCGACGCAGCGTCGAGCTCACTCGATCGATCATCCGCGAGCGCGGCGTCGACGTCGTGGTGGGCTTCGGCGGCTACGCCTCGGCCCCCGCGTACGCCGCGGCGCACAAGGAAGGCATCCCGCTCGTCATCCATGAGGCGAATGCGCGGCCCGGAATCGCCAACCGCTACGGCGCTCGCCTCACCCCGTTCGTCGCGACGGTCTTCGCCTCGACTCGCATCCGCCACGGCCGTCTCGTGGGCCTTCCGCTGCGGCGAGAGATCGAGCACCTCGATCGTTTCGCCGCGCGTCCCGAAGGGCTCGAGCTCTTCGGCCTGCGTGCGGGGATGCCCACGCTGCTCGTGACGGGCGGCTCCACGGGTGCGCGCCGCATCAACGAGTCGATCTCGCAGGCGATCGACGCGATCCTCGCATCCGGCTGGCAGGTGCTGCACATCACCGGCAGCCGTTCGCCGGTGCAGGATCCGGGTCTCGATGGCTACCGGATCATCGAATACTGCGACCGCATGGATCTCGCTCTCGCCGTCGCCGATCTCGCCGTCTCCCGCTCGGGAGCGGCGACGGTGAGCGAGCTCGCCGCTCTCGGCATCCCCGCGGTGTTCGTGCCGTACGCGGTGGGCAACGGAGAGCAGGCTCTCAACGCGCGTGATGCGGTCGACGCCGGGGGAGCGATGATCGTCTCTGACGCCGATTTCACCCCCGACTGGGTGCGCACGAAGTTCGTCACCCTCCTCGAGGATCCGGCCCTCATCGCCGACATGGCCGCGCGGATCGCGACCACCGGACGCCCCAGTGCGTCGGATGCGATGGTCGAGCTCATCCAGGACGCCCGGCGTTCAGCCGACCGTCCGGCGGAGGGGTAG
- the murC gene encoding UDP-N-acetylmuramate--L-alanine ligase has translation MIKPDLDQELPDELGDVHFVGIGGSGMSGIAQLLLDAGHRVTGSDARDSDAIAQLRAAGATIAIGHDAANVGDADTMVVTGALWQDNPEYQLALSAGIPVLHRSQALHWLIRAHRTISVAGAHGKTTSTGMIVTALRELGTDPGFVNGGVIAGYGRSASYGTDDLFVVEADESDGSFLLYDTAVALITNVDADHLDHYGSQQAFEDAFVTFAQQASEFVVASSDDPGTIAVTDRLVDKRLVTFGFADDADVQLRDVVAEGPVSFTIRHAGVDHAVQLAIPGAHNAINATGAFAVLVSLGFDAAGIVRGLESFTGTGRRFELHGEVRGVRVYDDYAHHPTEVEAALSTARSVVGAGRVIAIHQPHLYSRTRMMAGEFAEVYERLADHTVVLDVYGAREDPEPGVTGALVANRFADDTKVDFVPDWQQAAERVAEIAREGDLVMTLSCGDVYRIIPQVLDALGAEQA, from the coding sequence ATGATCAAGCCCGACCTCGACCAAGAGCTTCCCGACGAACTCGGCGACGTCCACTTCGTGGGCATCGGCGGATCGGGGATGAGCGGCATCGCGCAGCTCCTGCTCGATGCCGGTCACCGCGTGACCGGCTCCGACGCGCGCGATTCGGATGCCATCGCCCAGCTGCGCGCCGCGGGTGCGACCATCGCGATCGGCCACGACGCGGCGAACGTCGGAGACGCCGACACGATGGTGGTCACCGGGGCTCTCTGGCAGGACAACCCCGAGTACCAGCTCGCGCTCTCGGCGGGGATCCCGGTGCTGCACCGTTCGCAGGCGCTGCACTGGCTCATCCGCGCCCACCGCACCATCTCGGTCGCCGGCGCCCACGGCAAGACGACGTCGACCGGCATGATCGTCACGGCCCTGCGCGAGCTCGGCACCGACCCGGGCTTCGTCAACGGCGGCGTCATCGCGGGCTACGGCCGCAGCGCCTCGTACGGCACCGATGACCTCTTCGTCGTCGAGGCGGACGAGTCGGACGGCTCGTTCCTGCTCTACGACACGGCCGTCGCGCTGATCACGAACGTCGACGCGGACCACCTCGACCACTACGGCTCGCAGCAGGCCTTCGAGGACGCCTTCGTGACGTTCGCGCAGCAGGCGAGCGAGTTCGTCGTCGCCTCGAGCGACGACCCCGGCACGATCGCCGTCACCGACAGGCTCGTCGACAAGCGTCTCGTGACCTTCGGCTTCGCCGACGACGCGGACGTGCAGCTGCGCGATGTCGTCGCGGAGGGGCCTGTGTCGTTCACGATCCGGCATGCGGGCGTCGACCACGCGGTGCAGCTCGCGATCCCCGGCGCGCACAACGCCATCAACGCGACGGGTGCGTTCGCCGTGCTCGTGAGTCTCGGCTTCGACGCAGCGGGCATCGTGCGCGGGCTCGAGTCGTTCACGGGAACCGGGCGCCGCTTCGAGCTGCATGGCGAGGTGCGCGGGGTGCGCGTCTACGACGACTACGCGCACCACCCGACCGAGGTCGAGGCCGCTCTTTCGACCGCTCGCTCGGTCGTGGGTGCCGGCCGCGTCATCGCGATCCACCAGCCGCACCTGTACAGCCGCACTCGGATGATGGCGGGAGAGTTCGCCGAGGTCTACGAGCGACTCGCGGACCACACCGTCGTGCTCGATGTGTACGGCGCTCGTGAGGACCCGGAGCCGGGCGTGACGGGAGCGCTCGTCGCAAACCGTTTCGCCGACGACACCAAGGTCGATTTCGTGCCCGACTGGCAGCAGGCGGCCGAGCGTGTGGCCGAGATCGCGCGCGAGGGTGACCTCGTCATGACGCTCAGCTGCGGTGACGTCTACCGCATCATCCCGCAGGTGCTCGACGCGCTCGGAGCGGAGCAGGCGTGA
- the rsmH gene encoding 16S rRNA (cytosine(1402)-N(4))-methyltransferase RsmH, which yields MNDRLHIPVMLERCIELLAPAIQEPGAVVVDATLGLGGHSEALLERFENIQLVGLDRDRHALALASERLARFGDRFHPVHTVYDELPAALDSLGFDGADGILFDLGVSSMQLDQAERGFSYSQDAPLDMRMDDTAPLTAAQIIAEYDEGALRRIFWEYGDEKLAPRYAKRIVEARQQAPIETSAQLVAIIDAATPAAARRAGHQSKRVFQALRIEVNQELSVLERAIPAAVDALHLGGRIVVMSYQSLEDRIVKRALQARSTSTAPRGLPVELPEHAPELKLLVRGAELADDDERARNPRSTPVRLRAAQRVKESA from the coding sequence ATGAACGATCGACTCCACATCCCCGTCATGCTCGAGCGCTGCATCGAGCTGCTCGCCCCCGCCATCCAGGAGCCGGGTGCCGTCGTCGTCGACGCGACCCTCGGTCTCGGCGGACACTCCGAGGCGCTCCTCGAGCGCTTCGAGAACATCCAGCTCGTGGGCCTCGACCGCGACCGTCACGCGCTCGCACTCGCGTCTGAGCGTCTCGCCCGCTTCGGTGACCGCTTCCACCCGGTGCACACCGTGTACGACGAGCTGCCTGCCGCGCTCGACTCCCTCGGATTCGACGGCGCCGACGGCATCCTCTTCGACCTCGGCGTCTCCTCGATGCAGCTCGACCAGGCCGAGCGCGGGTTCTCGTACTCGCAGGACGCTCCGCTCGACATGCGCATGGATGACACGGCGCCGCTCACGGCCGCGCAGATCATCGCCGAGTACGACGAGGGGGCGCTGCGCCGGATCTTCTGGGAGTACGGCGACGAGAAGCTCGCGCCGCGCTACGCGAAGCGCATCGTCGAGGCCCGCCAGCAGGCGCCCATCGAGACCTCCGCGCAGCTCGTCGCGATCATCGACGCCGCCACTCCGGCAGCGGCTCGCCGAGCTGGGCACCAGTCGAAGCGCGTCTTCCAGGCTCTCCGCATCGAGGTGAACCAGGAGCTCTCGGTGCTCGAGCGGGCCATTCCCGCCGCCGTCGACGCCCTGCACCTCGGCGGGCGCATCGTCGTCATGTCCTACCAGTCGCTCGAGGACCGCATCGTCAAGCGGGCCCTTCAGGCGCGCTCCACGTCGACCGCTCCGCGCGGCCTGCCCGTGGAACTGCCCGAGCACGCTCCCGAACTCAAGCTCCTCGTGCGCGGCGCCGAACTCGCCGACGACGACGAGCGGGCACGGAACCCCCGATCCACCCCCGTGCGCCTGCGCGCTGCCCAGAGAGTCAAGGAGAGCGCATGA
- the murF gene encoding UDP-N-acetylmuramoyl-tripeptide--D-alanyl-D-alanine ligase, whose translation MIPLGLDELAGLLDGRLVLPEGVPGSAIVEGSVETDSRLVSPGSIFFALPGEVTDGHLFAPAAVEAGAALVVCREDLGLPVPQLIVDDALEALGDLAREVVARVRAAGDLRVVGITGSNGKTTTKNMLGAILAAEGPTIAPRDSFNNQVGAPISMLRIDEGTRYLIVEMGASGAGKIARLVSIAQPDIGVVLKVGLAHAGGFGGIDATEQAKAEMVVDLPTSAVAVLNRDDDRVWRMRERTAARVTSFGLDSDADLRAEDVELTISGTRFTLVAGDVRRPVLLRILGEHHVMNALAALSVARELGVDLDRAITALEALPRAERWRMEILERPDGVTIINDAYNASPDSVAAALKTLVHLARQEGRRSVAVLGEMAELGEYALEEHDRIGRLAVRLDIRQLIVVGEGARHIHAAAGLEGSWDGESVLVPDADTAYDVLRDVLRSGDIVMVKSSNSAGLRHLGDRLAESEDAS comes from the coding sequence ATGATCCCGTTGGGACTGGACGAGCTCGCCGGACTCCTTGATGGGCGGCTCGTTCTGCCCGAAGGTGTGCCGGGAAGCGCGATCGTCGAGGGGAGCGTCGAGACGGATTCCCGCCTCGTGTCTCCGGGATCGATCTTCTTCGCGCTGCCGGGCGAGGTGACCGACGGGCACCTCTTCGCCCCCGCGGCGGTCGAGGCGGGCGCAGCGCTCGTCGTGTGCCGGGAGGACCTCGGTCTTCCCGTGCCGCAGCTCATCGTCGACGACGCGCTCGAGGCGCTCGGCGATCTCGCGCGCGAGGTCGTGGCGCGGGTGCGCGCGGCTGGCGACCTGCGCGTGGTCGGCATCACCGGGTCGAACGGCAAGACGACCACCAAGAACATGCTCGGAGCGATCCTCGCCGCCGAAGGCCCCACGATCGCGCCGCGTGACTCGTTCAACAACCAGGTCGGCGCCCCGATCTCGATGCTGCGCATCGACGAGGGCACCCGCTACCTCATCGTCGAGATGGGCGCGAGCGGTGCGGGCAAGATCGCGCGACTCGTGTCGATCGCCCAGCCCGACATCGGCGTCGTGCTCAAGGTGGGACTCGCTCACGCGGGCGGATTCGGCGGCATCGACGCGACCGAGCAGGCGAAGGCGGAGATGGTCGTCGACCTGCCGACATCCGCCGTCGCCGTGCTGAACCGCGACGACGACCGCGTCTGGCGGATGCGCGAGCGCACCGCAGCGCGCGTCACCTCGTTCGGTCTCGACAGCGACGCGGATCTGCGCGCGGAGGACGTCGAGCTGACGATCTCCGGCACGCGCTTCACGCTCGTGGCGGGCGATGTGCGCCGCCCCGTGCTGCTGCGCATCCTCGGCGAGCACCACGTCATGAACGCCCTCGCCGCGCTCTCCGTCGCGCGCGAGCTCGGCGTCGACCTCGACCGCGCGATCACGGCCCTCGAGGCGCTTCCGCGTGCCGAGCGCTGGCGCATGGAGATTCTGGAGCGCCCCGACGGCGTCACCATCATCAACGACGCGTACAACGCGAGTCCCGACTCTGTGGCGGCCGCGCTCAAGACGCTCGTGCATCTTGCGCGTCAGGAAGGGCGGCGCAGCGTCGCCGTCCTCGGCGAGATGGCGGAGCTCGGCGAGTACGCGCTCGAAGAGCACGACCGCATCGGCCGACTCGCCGTGCGACTCGACATCCGCCAGCTCATCGTCGTGGGGGAGGGCGCGCGTCACATCCATGCGGCCGCCGGTCTCGAGGGGTCGTGGGATGGCGAATCGGTCCTCGTTCCCGATGCGGATACGGCCTACGATGTGCTCCGTGACGTTCTTCGAAGCGGCGACATCGTGATGGTGAAGTCGTCCAACTCGGCAGGCCTTCGCCATCTCGGTGATCGCCTCGCAGAGAGCGAGGACGCCTCGTGA
- the mraY gene encoding phospho-N-acetylmuramoyl-pentapeptide-transferase, which produces MITLLIAGAFALVFTLLTTPLWIRLFRRLEWGQFIRDDGPQSHHIKRGTPTMGGIVFITGAVLGYFVGHLVTETPLTAVGLLVIGMMVGLGVVGFVDDYMKVRNQRSLGLGGWAKILGQAIVATVFALLAILSPADENGLRPASLKISAIRDIDWLNLATFGPVIGIVLFVLWVNVITVSASNAVNVTDGLDGLASGAAIFATSAYIFIAFWQFNQSCFNPMLDLDVAYKCYTVRDPMELAIIAASIAGSLVGFLWWNTSPAQLFMGDTGSLALGGALAALAILTRTELLLVLIAGLFIITTGSVIVQRTWFKVTKWRYGQGRRVFLMSPLHHHFELKGWAEITVVVRFWIIGALFVAAGVGAFYLEWISR; this is translated from the coding sequence GTGATCACACTGCTCATCGCGGGAGCCTTCGCCCTCGTCTTCACCCTCCTCACGACGCCGCTCTGGATCCGTCTGTTCCGCCGGCTCGAGTGGGGACAGTTCATCCGCGACGACGGTCCGCAGTCGCATCACATCAAGCGCGGCACGCCCACGATGGGCGGCATCGTCTTCATCACGGGAGCGGTGCTCGGCTACTTCGTCGGGCACCTCGTCACGGAGACCCCGCTCACGGCCGTCGGCCTGCTCGTCATCGGCATGATGGTGGGCCTCGGCGTCGTCGGCTTCGTGGACGACTACATGAAGGTGCGCAACCAGCGCAGCCTCGGCCTCGGCGGATGGGCCAAGATCCTCGGTCAGGCGATCGTGGCGACGGTGTTCGCGCTTCTCGCGATCCTCTCCCCGGCCGACGAGAACGGACTCCGTCCGGCGTCGCTGAAGATCTCCGCGATCCGCGACATCGACTGGCTGAACCTCGCGACCTTCGGTCCCGTGATCGGCATCGTGCTGTTCGTGCTCTGGGTCAACGTCATCACGGTGTCGGCATCCAACGCCGTCAATGTCACGGACGGTCTCGACGGACTGGCGTCCGGAGCGGCGATCTTCGCGACCTCGGCCTACATCTTCATCGCGTTCTGGCAGTTCAACCAGTCCTGCTTCAACCCGATGCTCGACCTCGACGTCGCATACAAGTGCTACACGGTCCGCGACCCCATGGAGCTCGCGATCATCGCCGCGTCGATCGCGGGCAGCCTCGTCGGGTTCCTCTGGTGGAACACCTCGCCCGCGCAGCTCTTCATGGGCGACACGGGTTCGCTCGCCCTCGGTGGGGCCCTCGCCGCGCTCGCGATCCTCACCCGCACCGAGCTTCTGCTCGTGCTCATCGCCGGTCTCTTCATCATCACGACCGGTTCGGTGATCGTGCAGCGCACGTGGTTCAAGGTCACGAAGTGGAGATACGGGCAGGGCAGACGTGTCTTCCTCATGAGCCCGCTCCATCACCACTTCGAGCTCAAGGGCTGGGCGGAGATCACGGTCGTCGTGCGCTTCTGGATCATCGGCGCGCTGTTCGTGGCTGCCGGCGTCGGCGCCTTCTACCTGGAGTGGATCAGCCGGTGA
- the murD gene encoding UDP-N-acetylmuramoyl-L-alanine--D-glutamate ligase, whose product MSESLDTLTSWHSDWKGLRVAVLGLGVTGFAVADTLTELGADVLVVASGGSQEHLDLMPVIGARFLQHPDGATVPEELVVFGPDVVVVSPGFHPDHPLLEWAAAAGIPVWGDIELAWRLRDKVVRADGTPADWILITGTNGKTTTTQLTAHMLVAGGLRAAPAGNIGIPVLDAIRDPGGFDVLVVELSSYQLHWSHRNPGGDMRPLASACLNIADDHIDWHGSLEAYIAAKGRVFEDTRVAAVYNIDDPRTMKLVEDADVEEGCRAIGFGLGIPGRSDFGLVEDVLVDRAFLDERHTHALEIATLDDLREAGLGAPHSVQNVLAASALARAAGVGTANIREAIRSFRMDAHRTEIVAIADGITWIDDSKATNAHAADASLRASQSVVWIAGGLLKGVDPAPLVERHAPRLRAAVVIGEDRTELLDAFRRHAPGVPVLEVDGSETGDVMTAAVRAAASVAQMGDAVLLAPAAASMDQFTDYADRGRRFAEAVRAHLGGEAGDDDPTSASPEQPGTGPAL is encoded by the coding sequence GTGAGCGAGTCGCTCGACACCCTCACCAGCTGGCACTCCGACTGGAAGGGTCTGCGCGTCGCTGTGCTCGGACTCGGCGTCACGGGCTTCGCCGTCGCCGACACGCTCACCGAACTCGGTGCTGACGTGCTCGTCGTCGCATCCGGCGGCTCGCAGGAGCACCTCGATCTGATGCCCGTCATCGGCGCGCGCTTCCTGCAGCACCCGGATGGCGCCACGGTGCCCGAGGAACTCGTCGTGTTCGGTCCCGACGTGGTCGTGGTGTCGCCGGGTTTCCATCCCGACCACCCCCTGCTCGAGTGGGCCGCTGCTGCGGGGATCCCCGTGTGGGGTGACATCGAGCTCGCCTGGCGACTGCGCGACAAGGTCGTGCGCGCCGACGGCACGCCCGCCGACTGGATCCTCATCACGGGCACCAACGGCAAGACGACGACCACCCAGCTCACCGCTCACATGCTCGTCGCTGGTGGTCTGCGGGCGGCGCCCGCCGGCAACATCGGCATCCCCGTGCTCGACGCGATCCGCGACCCCGGCGGCTTCGACGTGCTCGTCGTGGAGCTGTCGAGCTACCAGCTGCACTGGTCGCACCGGAATCCGGGCGGCGACATGCGACCGCTCGCCTCGGCGTGCCTCAACATCGCCGACGACCACATCGACTGGCACGGATCGCTCGAGGCGTACATCGCCGCGAAGGGTCGGGTCTTCGAGGACACCCGGGTCGCCGCGGTCTACAACATCGACGACCCGCGCACCATGAAGCTCGTCGAGGACGCCGATGTCGAGGAAGGCTGCCGGGCGATCGGCTTCGGCCTCGGCATCCCGGGTCGCAGCGACTTCGGGCTCGTGGAGGATGTGCTCGTCGATCGCGCCTTCCTCGACGAGCGCCACACGCACGCTCTCGAGATCGCGACCCTCGACGACCTCCGCGAGGCGGGCCTCGGTGCCCCGCACTCGGTGCAGAACGTGCTCGCCGCATCGGCCCTCGCACGAGCCGCGGGGGTCGGCACCGCGAACATCCGCGAAGCGATCCGCAGCTTCCGGATGGATGCGCACCGCACCGAGATCGTGGCGATCGCCGACGGCATCACGTGGATCGACGACTCCAAAGCCACCAATGCGCACGCCGCCGATGCGTCGCTGCGCGCGTCGCAGAGCGTCGTGTGGATCGCGGGCGGACTCCTCAAGGGCGTCGACCCCGCGCCGCTCGTCGAGCGCCACGCCCCGCGTCTGCGCGCGGCGGTCGTGATCGGCGAGGACCGCACCGAGCTCCTCGACGCGTTCCGACGACACGCGCCCGGCGTCCCGGTGCTCGAGGTGGACGGATCCGAGACTGGAGATGTGATGACCGCCGCCGTGCGCGCGGCCGCATCCGTCGCGCAGATGGGCGACGCGGTGCTGCTGGCTCCGGCTGCGGCGTCGATGGATCAGTTCACGGACTACGCGGATCGCGGTCGCCGATTCGCCGAGGCGGTGCGCGCGCACCTGGGAGGGGAAGCCGGTGACGACGACCCGACCTCCGCATCCCCCGAGCAGCCCGGGACCGGCCCAGCCCTCTGA